The proteins below are encoded in one region of Ricinus communis isolate WT05 ecotype wild-type chromosome 6, ASM1957865v1, whole genome shotgun sequence:
- the LOC125370434 gene encoding uncharacterized protein LOC125370434, with the protein MSEYTKLRPVEFDGTAGDPLDFLDEVEKRASDLHCSDRRTIEMAGFSLKGIASQWFRDYIRPFLDGLSWRQFRDRFEEYFIPFSVRQEYRERFERLVKGESSVAEYTRQFVQLSRYAPYAVGTEEQKNSKYISGLGPEFVSLVQSRRSSFLEVTDMARQMEMTLRGFSQGTDDCRKKKTRVVGHPGATRGRLW; encoded by the coding sequence ATGTCTGAGTATACCAAGTTAAGACCTGTGGAGTTTGATGGGACAGCTGGAGACCCTCTGGACTTTTTGGATGAGGTTGAAAAGAGGGCGTCTGATTTGCACTGTTCTGACAGGAGGACCATCGAGATGGCCGGGTTTTCCTTGAAGGGAATAGCATCCCAGTGGTTCAGAGATTATATCCGCCCCTTTCTGGATGGGTTGTCGTGGAGGCAATTCAGAGACAGATTCGAAGAGTACTTCATCCCTTTCAGTGTAAGGCAGGAGTATAGAGAGAGGTTTGAAAGGTTAGTTAAGGGAGAATCATCTGTGGCTGAATACACCAGGCAATTTGTTCAGCTGAGTAGGTATGCACCTTATGCTGTGGGGACTGAGGAGCAGAAGAACAGCAAATACATTTCAGGGCTCGGCCCAGAGTTTGTTTCCTTGGTTCAATCTAGGAGGAGTAGCTTCCTAGAAGTTACTGACATGGCGAGGCAGATGGAGATGACGCTACGAGGGTTTAGTCAAGGGACTGACGATTGTAGGAAGAAGAAAACCAGGGTTGTGGGTCACCCAGGCGCAACTCGTGGCCGACTATGGTAG